In Capsicum annuum cultivar UCD-10X-F1 chromosome 11, UCD10Xv1.1, whole genome shotgun sequence, one genomic interval encodes:
- the LOC107848337 gene encoding protein BUD31 homolog 1 — protein sequence MPRVKTSRIKYPEGWELIEPTLAELDAKMREAGNDSNDGKRKCEALWPIFKIAHQRSRYLYDLYYVRSEISKELYEFCLEQGHADRNLIAKWKKPGYERLCCLHCIQPRDHNFATTCACRVPKHLREAAVIECVHCGCQGCASGD from the exons ATGCCTAGGGTTAAGACAAGTCGTATAAAATATCCCGAGGGTTGGGAGCTGATTGAGCCTACCCTAGCTGAACTGGATGCTAAAATGAGAGAAG CTGGCAATGACTCTAATGATGGTAAAAGAAAGTGTGAAGCACTCTGGCCTATATTCAAGATTGCACATCAGAGGAGTAGATACTTATATGACCTTTATTATGTAAGGAGTGAAATATCTAAAGAGCTGTACGAGTTCTGTTTGGAACAAGGTCATGCAGATCGCAACCTGATTGCAAAATGGAAAAAG CCTGGATACGAGCGTCTCTGCTGCTTGCACTGCATACAGCCCCGGGATCACAACTTCGCGACTACTTGTGCTTGTCGTGTTCCCAAGCACCTTAGGGAAGCTGCTGTAATAGAGTGTGTACATTGTGGATGTCAAGGTTGTGCAAGTGGTGACTAA